From one Variovorax sp. PBL-H6 genomic stretch:
- a CDS encoding glutathione S-transferase family protein — MSDAVQAKPSGEISLSGLRLWGREAAFNVQKVLWCLDELGIDDFERIDAGQHHGRNKEPAFLAMNPNGRIPVLQAGDFALWESHAIIRFLCAQHGQGALGAADIRAWAIADQWMDWAATTLYYPTFRTYYIYRARTPKADQDDALVQRMTREVHDILRIAEQQLTRTPYIAGEALTMADFAFGVMVDKWARLDDTGERFPALLRYHGRLAGRRAFERRVARFAPDAV, encoded by the coding sequence ATGAGCGACGCCGTTCAGGCCAAGCCCTCCGGCGAGATCTCGCTGTCGGGCCTGCGGCTGTGGGGGCGCGAGGCGGCGTTCAACGTGCAGAAGGTGCTGTGGTGCCTGGACGAACTCGGCATCGACGACTTCGAGCGCATCGACGCCGGCCAGCACCACGGGCGCAACAAGGAGCCGGCGTTTCTCGCCATGAATCCGAACGGCCGCATCCCGGTGCTGCAGGCCGGCGACTTCGCGCTCTGGGAATCGCACGCGATCATCCGCTTCCTTTGCGCGCAACACGGCCAGGGTGCGCTCGGTGCGGCCGACATCCGCGCCTGGGCGATCGCGGACCAATGGATGGACTGGGCTGCGACCACCCTCTACTACCCGACCTTTCGCACCTACTACATCTATCGCGCCCGCACGCCGAAGGCCGACCAGGACGACGCGCTGGTGCAGCGCATGACGCGCGAGGTGCACGACATCCTGCGCATCGCCGAACAGCAGCTGACCCGCACGCCCTACATCGCCGGGGAGGCCCTCACCATGGCGGATTTCGCCTTCGGCGTGATGGTCGACAAGTGGGCGCGGCTCGACGACACGGGCGAACGCTTTCCGGCGCTATTGCGCTATCACGGCCGGCTGGCCGGGCGGCGGGCCTTCGAGCGGCGCGTGGCACGGTTCGCGCCCGACGCAGTCTGA
- a CDS encoding TauD/TfdA dioxygenase family protein, whose protein sequence is MKIIALPNALGAEVVGLDLTREIPEADFQMLYQAYLDHLLLLVRGQKIGDDDLLRLASRFGELMLPPAAHERSGHQVSDAPPAITVVSNVKVNGLPIGELGDGEVVWHSDYSFKEVVGGMRVLHGVKIPPAEAGGTTWFANMYAAFDTLPPDLRQVALQRAIRHDTAYDTNRNLRMGAKPGESSGPVHPIVNTHSETGANSLFLGRRLAHAIDGLPAGESDRLLDAMWQHATQDRFTYEHHWRQGDVVLWDNRCTLHRRGPFDARQERILHAAQVKGDRPLRAPDAHSRPPHPRARAVVEAQPA, encoded by the coding sequence ATGAAGATCATTGCCCTGCCGAACGCGCTGGGGGCCGAGGTGGTCGGCCTGGACCTGACCCGCGAGATCCCCGAGGCCGATTTCCAGATGCTCTACCAGGCCTACCTCGACCACCTGCTGCTGCTGGTTCGCGGCCAGAAGATCGGCGACGACGACCTGCTGCGGCTGGCCTCGCGCTTCGGCGAGCTGATGCTGCCGCCCGCCGCGCACGAACGCTCGGGCCACCAGGTGAGCGATGCGCCGCCGGCCATTACCGTGGTCTCCAACGTCAAGGTCAACGGGCTGCCGATCGGCGAGCTTGGCGATGGCGAGGTGGTCTGGCACAGCGACTACTCGTTCAAGGAAGTCGTCGGCGGCATGCGCGTGCTGCACGGCGTGAAGATCCCGCCCGCCGAGGCCGGCGGCACGACCTGGTTCGCCAACATGTACGCGGCGTTCGACACCTTGCCGCCGGACCTGCGACAGGTCGCGCTGCAGCGGGCAATCAGGCACGACACCGCCTACGACACCAACCGCAACCTGCGCATGGGCGCGAAGCCGGGAGAGAGCAGCGGCCCGGTCCATCCGATCGTGAACACCCATTCCGAAACCGGGGCGAACTCGCTGTTCCTCGGGCGGCGGCTGGCGCACGCCATCGACGGCCTGCCCGCCGGCGAGTCCGACCGGCTGCTCGATGCGATGTGGCAGCACGCCACCCAGGATCGCTTCACCTACGAGCACCATTGGCGGCAGGGCGACGTGGTGCTCTGGGACAACCGCTGCACGCTGCACCGGCGCGGCCCGTTCGACGCGCGCCAGGAGCGCATCCTGCATGCCGCGCAGGTCAAGGGCGACCGGCCGCTTCGCGCGCCCGACGCCCACAGCCGGCCGCCGCACCCGCGCGCGCGCGCCGTCGTCGAGGCGCAGCCTGCATGA
- a CDS encoding mandelate racemase/muconate lactonizing enzyme family protein, whose product MSQDLRLPLGARAPRIRRADAMAVSIPLRKPMRMAGVRLTHAENLLVRIEAEDGSVGWGEAASAPTMTGDLQGSMLTAATQVFCPLLGGQNPLDRVGLMTRVDRAMLRNTGAKCAVEEALLDLCGRLLKVPVYELLGGARRDVVRPMHLLGNDSVEDDVDEAKARRADGVDFFKIKVGVKPLSEEVRSTRLLREALGWDVVLCADGNMGLDAQDVLDYCAQVADQKLLFLEQPLRSDDLRGMARLAARVSIPMCADESVGSAADVMALAEAQAVAGVNLKTIKFGGLSAVVHASHLCEQLGLHINLACKVGESSIGCAGLAQLGAVMCNLDWGINLTNHYLADDLVVTPLLPTGGALAIPSGPGLGIEVDEAKIDRYRVR is encoded by the coding sequence ATGAGCCAGGACCTGAGGCTTCCCCTCGGCGCACGGGCGCCGCGCATTCGCCGCGCGGACGCGATGGCGGTGTCGATCCCGCTGCGCAAGCCGATGCGGATGGCCGGCGTGCGCCTGACGCACGCCGAGAACCTGCTGGTGCGCATCGAGGCCGAGGACGGCAGCGTGGGCTGGGGCGAGGCCGCGTCGGCCCCGACCATGACCGGCGACCTGCAGGGCAGCATGCTCACTGCGGCGACCCAGGTGTTCTGCCCGCTGCTCGGCGGCCAGAATCCGCTCGACCGCGTCGGCCTGATGACGCGGGTGGACCGCGCGATGCTGCGCAATACCGGCGCCAAGTGCGCGGTCGAGGAAGCGCTGCTCGACCTGTGCGGCCGGCTCCTGAAGGTGCCCGTCTACGAGCTTCTCGGCGGCGCCCGGCGCGACGTGGTGCGCCCCATGCACCTGCTGGGCAACGACAGCGTGGAAGACGACGTGGACGAGGCCAAGGCCCGGCGCGCCGACGGTGTCGACTTCTTCAAGATCAAGGTCGGCGTCAAGCCGCTTTCGGAGGAAGTGCGCAGCACGCGGCTGCTGCGCGAGGCGCTCGGCTGGGATGTCGTGTTGTGCGCCGACGGCAACATGGGGCTGGATGCGCAGGACGTGCTGGACTATTGCGCCCAGGTCGCGGACCAGAAGCTGCTGTTCCTGGAGCAACCGCTGCGCAGCGACGACCTGCGCGGCATGGCGCGGCTGGCCGCGCGCGTGTCGATCCCGATGTGCGCCGACGAATCGGTCGGCTCGGCCGCCGATGTCATGGCGCTGGCCGAGGCGCAGGCGGTGGCGGGCGTGAACCTGAAGACCATCAAGTTCGGCGGACTGTCGGCGGTGGTCCACGCCTCCCACTTGTGCGAGCAGCTCGGGCTGCACATCAACCTGGCCTGCAAGGTGGGCGAATCCAGCATCGGCTGCGCCGGCCTCGCGCAGCTCGGCGCGGTCATGTGCAACCTCGACTGGGGCATCAACCTGACCAACCACTACCTGGCCGACGACCTGGTCGTCACGCCCCTGCTGCCCACCGGCGGCGCGCTGGCGATTCCGTCGGGGCCGGGGCTGGGCATCGAGGTCGACGAGGCCAAGATCGATCGCTATCGTGTGCGCTGA
- a CDS encoding Bug family tripartite tricarboxylate transporter substrate binding protein has product MHASIRRLAMALLLPLLAAPAALQAQDNTRTIRLVVPFTAGGGADFMGREIGRTMGQILGQTVVIDNKAGASGIVGSREVAGARPDGQTLLLGTTGTHATNFATIEGLAYHPLNDFETVAIFGNAPFLLCLNPAIPATSLGELTALAKAQPGKLTHGSSGLGSSTHLGFEALKSRLGIEIQHVPYKGLPNAMVDVMGGQISMTMDSIPSVAPHAKSGRVRCIATGGTSRTPVFPELPTLAEAGVPGLEIGSWYGLFAPKGTPPAVVERLSRAVREALARDDMRTSLDRVGAVAMPLNPAQARSYLEQDIARWVKVAKDLNIRIQP; this is encoded by the coding sequence ATGCATGCATCGATAAGGCGCCTCGCCATGGCGCTGCTGTTGCCGCTTCTGGCCGCGCCGGCGGCGTTGCAGGCGCAGGACAACACACGCACCATCCGGCTCGTGGTGCCGTTCACTGCCGGCGGCGGCGCCGATTTCATGGGCCGGGAGATCGGTCGAACGATGGGCCAGATCCTTGGCCAGACGGTGGTGATCGACAACAAGGCCGGCGCCTCGGGCATCGTCGGATCGCGCGAGGTGGCCGGCGCCCGGCCGGACGGCCAGACGCTGCTGCTGGGAACCACCGGCACCCACGCCACCAACTTCGCCACCATCGAAGGCCTGGCCTACCACCCGTTGAACGACTTCGAGACGGTGGCGATCTTCGGCAACGCGCCCTTCCTGTTGTGCCTGAACCCCGCGATCCCGGCCACCAGCCTGGGCGAGCTGACCGCGCTCGCCAAGGCGCAGCCCGGCAAGCTGACGCACGGCTCCTCGGGCCTGGGCAGTTCCACCCACTTGGGGTTCGAGGCGCTCAAGAGCAGGCTGGGCATCGAGATCCAGCATGTGCCGTACAAGGGCCTGCCGAATGCGATGGTCGACGTGATGGGCGGCCAGATCTCCATGACCATGGACTCGATCCCCAGCGTGGCACCGCACGCCAAGAGCGGCCGGGTGCGCTGCATCGCCACCGGCGGCACCAGCCGGACGCCGGTGTTTCCCGAGTTGCCGACGCTGGCCGAGGCCGGCGTGCCCGGGCTGGAGATCGGATCGTGGTACGGCCTCTTCGCTCCGAAAGGCACGCCGCCCGCGGTGGTCGAACGCTTGTCGCGCGCGGTGCGCGAGGCGCTGGCGCGGGACGACATGCGCACCTCGCTCGATCGCGTCGGCGCGGTCGCGATGCCGCTGAATCCGGCGCAAGCGCGCAGCTACCTCGAACAGGACATCGCGCGCTGGGTGAAGGTCGCCAAGGACCTCAACATCCGGATACAGCCATGA
- a CDS encoding Gfo/Idh/MocA family protein: MIELGIIGLGKWAGVLARAAASSDKLRITRGFSRSAGTRASFASDFGIDCPDRVEDLLADPALQGIILTVPNELHLEYALRCAEAGKHVYIEKPITQRLDEALSLRTACEAAGVRVFVGHCAKLLAGVQAIRQHIDAGELGDLCLLEGHFFNPRALSLTREDWRWYQDKAPGGPLSQIAIHQLDVQRFLGGPVASVGATSARRSPARPEVEDQWLLSLVFESGALGSIGSSWTAAGVFDIRVVGTRATMHYRIDQTLWPTAGRLHESATLTLQRQGQAFHQAERLPVAAGDMFQDELERFAEAIGGRPQPDFDADYGIEILGMVEAARHSDRHQGARVDLREFVRQGLAKGAPIDRNIGSHT; encoded by the coding sequence ATGATCGAGCTGGGCATCATCGGACTCGGCAAATGGGCGGGCGTGCTGGCCCGCGCGGCGGCAAGCTCGGACAAGCTCCGGATCACGCGCGGCTTCAGCCGGTCGGCCGGAACCCGGGCGAGCTTTGCGAGCGACTTCGGCATCGACTGCCCGGACCGGGTGGAGGATCTGCTCGCAGACCCGGCGCTGCAAGGGATCATCCTCACGGTGCCGAACGAGCTGCACCTGGAATACGCGCTGCGCTGCGCGGAGGCCGGCAAGCACGTCTACATCGAGAAGCCGATCACGCAGCGGCTGGACGAGGCGCTGTCCCTGCGCACGGCCTGCGAGGCGGCGGGCGTGCGCGTCTTCGTCGGCCATTGCGCCAAGCTGCTGGCGGGCGTGCAGGCGATCCGGCAGCACATCGATGCGGGCGAGCTGGGCGACCTCTGCCTGCTCGAGGGCCACTTCTTCAATCCGCGCGCCCTTTCCCTCACGCGCGAGGACTGGCGCTGGTACCAGGACAAGGCGCCCGGCGGTCCGCTGAGCCAGATCGCGATCCACCAGCTGGACGTGCAGCGCTTCCTGGGCGGTCCGGTGGCCAGCGTCGGCGCGACCTCCGCCCGCAGATCGCCGGCGCGGCCGGAGGTGGAAGACCAGTGGCTGCTGTCGCTGGTGTTCGAGAGCGGTGCCCTGGGCAGCATCGGCAGCTCGTGGACCGCCGCGGGCGTGTTCGACATTCGCGTGGTGGGCACGCGCGCCACCATGCACTACCGCATCGACCAGACCCTGTGGCCGACGGCCGGGCGGCTGCACGAGTCCGCCACGCTGACGCTGCAGCGCCAGGGTCAGGCCTTCCACCAGGCGGAGCGCCTTCCGGTGGCCGCGGGCGACATGTTCCAGGACGAACTCGAGCGATTCGCAGAGGCGATCGGAGGCAGGCCCCAGCCGGATTTCGATGCGGACTACGGCATCGAGATCCTCGGCATGGTCGAGGCCGCGCGTCATTCCGACCGGCACCAGGGCGCGCGGGTCGACCTGCGCGAGTTCGTCCGCCAGGGCCTGGCGAAGGGCGCACCCATAGACAGGAACATTGGCTCGCATACATGA
- a CDS encoding LysR substrate-binding domain-containing protein, translating to MELRHLRYFVSVVKLGSFTRAADELCITQPTLSHQIRQLEDELGCEVFERGARSVRLTGAGEIFTAYAGRALREAEDGKAAVRAFQGLREGRLAFGVVSSFTNTLLPPVLSRFQAEYPGIELNVLELPTAELERQVRDGELSFGVAYGPAHSELVALEEMFEEELALIVVREHPLAGRKSIGLGELGEVPLALLPRSFVSRKLVDAAFAEASCRPMVKLELNSIDALLQMAAKTRLGTILATRMASRTGPLVAVPIRPVLRRIACIFTRRGTGLPPAAKVILEMVRTANRSGAGAQRPESLKQ from the coding sequence ATGGAGCTGAGGCACCTGCGTTACTTCGTCAGCGTGGTGAAGCTCGGCAGCTTCACGCGCGCCGCCGACGAGTTGTGCATCACGCAGCCCACGCTGTCGCACCAGATCCGCCAACTCGAGGACGAGCTGGGATGCGAGGTGTTCGAGCGCGGTGCCCGCAGCGTGCGGCTGACTGGCGCCGGCGAGATCTTCACCGCCTATGCCGGCCGCGCGCTGCGCGAGGCCGAGGACGGCAAGGCCGCGGTGCGCGCCTTCCAGGGGCTGCGCGAGGGACGGCTGGCCTTCGGGGTGGTCTCGTCGTTCACCAACACGCTTCTCCCGCCGGTGCTCTCGCGCTTCCAGGCCGAGTACCCCGGCATCGAGCTGAACGTGCTGGAGCTGCCCACGGCCGAACTGGAGCGCCAGGTGCGCGATGGCGAACTTTCCTTCGGGGTGGCCTACGGGCCCGCGCACAGCGAGCTGGTGGCACTGGAGGAAATGTTCGAGGAAGAGCTGGCGCTGATCGTCGTCCGGGAGCATCCGCTCGCCGGGCGGAAGTCGATCGGCCTCGGCGAACTCGGCGAGGTGCCGCTCGCGCTGCTGCCGCGCAGCTTCGTCTCGCGCAAGTTGGTCGATGCGGCCTTCGCGGAGGCGTCCTGCCGCCCGATGGTGAAGCTCGAACTCAACTCGATCGACGCGTTGTTGCAGATGGCGGCGAAGACCCGCCTCGGCACCATCCTCGCGACGCGCATGGCCAGCCGCACCGGGCCGCTGGTGGCCGTGCCGATCCGCCCTGTGTTGCGGCGCATCGCCTGCATCTTCACGCGGCGCGGGACCGGCCTGCCACCTGCCGCGAAGGTCATCCTCGAGATGGTGCGCACCGCGAACCGAAGCGGCGCGGGTGCGCAGCGGCCCGAGTCGCTCAAGCAATGA
- a CDS encoding FAD-binding oxidoreductase has protein sequence MTREDEQVTDRLKDALAGVVGPRNVLTAPDEQVPFVTDWRGAYSGRALAVVRPGSTDEVSRVVGLCAEAGVAVVPQGGNTGMCGGAVPDESGQAVVLSLSRMNRVLSVDPLNLTMTLQAGCVLQVAQQAALEAGRLFPLSLAAQGSCQIGGNISTNAGGINVLRYGNTRDLVLGLEVVLPDGRVWDGLRGLRKDNRGYDLKHLFIGAEGTLGIVTRAVLKLHPAAPSSATAFVGVADPAAAVRLLARLQGACGTHLSAFELIGRKCLDLVVRHRGERDPFEQRHAWYVLMQLAGGGEEATLREGLEQVLADALAAGDADDAIVAGTMAQADGLWRLRETIPEATVANGPAFRSDIAVATADVPAFIEAAAEELAARHPGAEMLCFGHLGDGNLHFNATSPPDGADWPRGVSEAVYPVVERFNGSFSAEHGVGQAKRAELVRYKSAIEIELMRTIKQALDPRGLMNPGKVL, from the coding sequence ATGACGAGAGAGGACGAACAGGTGACCGATCGATTGAAGGACGCGCTGGCCGGCGTGGTCGGGCCGCGCAACGTGCTGACCGCGCCGGACGAGCAGGTGCCTTTCGTCACCGACTGGCGCGGCGCCTATTCGGGCCGTGCGCTGGCGGTGGTGCGGCCCGGATCGACCGATGAAGTCTCGCGCGTCGTCGGGCTCTGCGCAGAGGCGGGCGTGGCGGTCGTGCCGCAGGGCGGCAATACCGGCATGTGCGGCGGTGCCGTGCCGGACGAGAGCGGGCAAGCGGTGGTGCTCTCGCTGTCGCGCATGAACCGTGTGCTGTCGGTCGATCCGCTGAACCTCACCATGACGCTGCAGGCGGGCTGCGTGCTGCAGGTGGCGCAGCAGGCGGCGCTGGAGGCCGGCCGCCTGTTCCCGTTGAGCCTGGCCGCGCAGGGCAGCTGCCAGATCGGCGGCAATATCTCGACCAACGCCGGCGGCATCAACGTGCTGCGCTACGGCAACACGCGCGACCTGGTGCTCGGCCTCGAGGTCGTGCTGCCGGACGGCCGCGTGTGGGACGGACTGCGCGGCCTGCGCAAGGACAACCGGGGCTACGACCTCAAGCACCTTTTCATCGGCGCCGAGGGAACGCTCGGCATCGTGACGCGCGCCGTGCTCAAGCTGCATCCGGCGGCGCCGAGCAGCGCGACGGCATTCGTCGGCGTTGCCGATCCCGCCGCCGCGGTGCGCCTGCTCGCCCGCTTGCAGGGGGCCTGCGGCACGCACCTGAGCGCGTTCGAGCTGATCGGCCGCAAGTGCCTGGACCTGGTGGTGCGGCATCGCGGCGAACGCGACCCCTTCGAGCAGCGGCACGCCTGGTACGTGCTGATGCAGCTGGCGGGCGGCGGCGAGGAGGCGACACTGCGCGAGGGCCTGGAGCAGGTCCTGGCGGACGCGCTGGCCGCCGGCGACGCGGACGACGCGATCGTGGCGGGCACGATGGCGCAGGCCGACGGCCTGTGGCGGCTGCGCGAGACGATCCCCGAGGCCACGGTCGCAAACGGACCGGCGTTCCGTTCCGACATCGCGGTCGCGACCGCGGACGTGCCGGCGTTCATCGAGGCCGCTGCCGAGGAACTGGCGGCGCGGCATCCGGGCGCCGAGATGCTCTGCTTCGGCCACCTGGGAGACGGCAACCTGCACTTCAACGCGACCTCGCCGCCCGATGGAGCCGACTGGCCGCGCGGCGTCTCGGAAGCGGTCTACCCGGTGGTGGAGCGCTTCAACGGAAGCTTCAGCGCCGAGCATGGCGTCGGGCAGGCCAAGCGTGCCGAGCTGGTGCGCTACAAGAGCGCGATCGAGATCGAGCTGATGCGCACGATCAAGCAGGCACTGGACCCGCGGGGGCTGATGAACCCGGGCAAGGTGCTATGA
- a CDS encoding ABC transporter permease, translating to MNSTLSAGGSQGMGRLLRRVTGAVVLLCAWEYFARSGMYSPAITPPLAAILQSLGASLADGSLARHTGATLLRVFVGMGIATAVAVPMAVLMGRYPGWENLLRAPLNVLLPIPSLAWVPLVVLWFGIGNTATVAVVVYAALFPLLFNVWMGVRAVNPLWLRAATVMNAGPVALLVKVVMPGTLPYLITGLRLSFGRAWIAVIGGELLASPEWGLGKVIFDAKEFLNASVMLAALLLIGILGVLFERFVFQRLEAATIERWGMGARRE from the coding sequence ATGAACTCCACTCTCTCGGCCGGCGGCAGCCAGGGCATGGGCCGGCTGCTGCGCCGCGTCACAGGCGCGGTGGTCCTGCTGTGCGCCTGGGAATACTTCGCGCGCAGCGGCATGTACTCCCCGGCGATCACGCCGCCGCTGGCGGCCATCCTCCAATCGCTCGGCGCTTCGCTGGCGGACGGCAGCCTGGCCAGGCACACCGGCGCCACGCTGCTGCGCGTGTTCGTGGGCATGGGCATCGCCACCGCCGTGGCGGTGCCGATGGCGGTGCTGATGGGCCGCTACCCCGGCTGGGAGAACCTGCTGCGCGCGCCGCTCAACGTGCTGCTGCCGATCCCGTCGCTGGCGTGGGTGCCGCTGGTGGTGCTCTGGTTCGGCATCGGCAACACGGCGACCGTGGCGGTGGTGGTGTACGCCGCGCTCTTCCCGCTGCTGTTCAACGTGTGGATGGGCGTGCGGGCCGTCAACCCCTTGTGGCTGCGCGCCGCGACCGTGATGAACGCCGGTCCCGTCGCGCTGCTCGTCAAGGTCGTCATGCCGGGCACGCTGCCTTACCTGATCACCGGCCTGCGCCTGTCCTTCGGCCGCGCGTGGATCGCGGTGATCGGCGGCGAGCTGCTGGCCAGTCCGGAATGGGGATTGGGCAAGGTGATCTTCGATGCCAAGGAATTCCTCAATGCCAGCGTGATGCTCGCGGCACTGCTGCTGATCGGCATCCTGGGCGTGCTGTTCGAGCGATTCGTCTTCCAGCGGCTGGAAGCGGCGACCATCGAGCGTTGGGGCATGGGCGCCAGGCGCGAATGA
- a CDS encoding ABC transporter permease produces the protein MSAVGAPPAATLPPRRRATTPALPLRTWAASIALFVLAAVAWEAVARAGIFPAKLFPTLEAIGSALVRITANGTLLASVVATLYRLAMGFLLAAAVGVTLGLLMGRHPWAEDLLLPVVSFMYPIPGIAYAPLFVLWFGLGDVPAILLVGVASCFTVIINTWRGVKGVKPIWVRSATVMGAGDAAMFLKVVLPAALPSVLSGLRLGLAGAWRILIAVEMLMSVDRGLGWLIFGSQQFLNTDVMLATIAVIGVIGVLLEKQLFERLERRTVVRWGMIKA, from the coding sequence ATGAGCGCGGTGGGTGCCCCGCCCGCCGCGACCCTTCCGCCGCGGCGCCGCGCCACGACGCCCGCCCTGCCGCTGCGGACCTGGGCGGCGTCGATCGCGCTCTTCGTGCTGGCCGCCGTGGCCTGGGAGGCGGTCGCGCGCGCGGGCATCTTCCCGGCCAAGCTGTTCCCGACGCTGGAGGCCATCGGCAGCGCGCTGGTCCGCATCACCGCGAACGGCACGCTGCTGGCCTCGGTCGTCGCGACCCTGTACCGGCTCGCGATGGGCTTTCTGCTCGCGGCGGCGGTGGGCGTGACGCTCGGCCTGCTGATGGGCCGTCACCCCTGGGCCGAAGACCTGCTGCTGCCGGTGGTGAGCTTCATGTATCCGATTCCCGGCATCGCCTACGCACCGCTCTTCGTGCTGTGGTTCGGCCTCGGCGACGTGCCGGCGATCCTGCTGGTCGGCGTCGCATCGTGCTTCACGGTCATCATCAACACCTGGCGCGGCGTCAAGGGCGTGAAGCCGATCTGGGTACGCTCGGCCACCGTGATGGGCGCCGGCGACGCGGCGATGTTCCTGAAGGTGGTGCTGCCCGCCGCGCTGCCCTCGGTGCTGTCGGGTCTGCGCCTCGGGCTGGCCGGCGCATGGCGCATCCTGATCGCGGTGGAGATGCTGATGTCGGTCGATCGGGGCCTCGGGTGGCTGATCTTCGGCTCGCAGCAGTTCCTCAACACCGACGTGATGCTCGCCACCATCGCGGTGATCGGCGTGATCGGGGTGCTGCTCGAAAAGCAGCTGTTCGAACGGCTCGAACGGCGCACCGTGGTGCGCTGGGGAATGATCAAGGCTTGA
- a CDS encoding ABC transporter substrate-binding protein, whose translation MTKDIQRRQVLAAIGALAATGPLLATPALAQGTPIRVGYQNTSWGAIAMIAAAEKTFEAAGANVQLLQFADGKSTRDAMVSGRVDVGVLGATPFIVGAAKSDMLALAACMYAGRTNAVVAAKDSGIKTIADLKGKRVASQLGSATDSVFQNKILAKYGLGKADVQGVNVSFQNQVASLVSKSVDAFAGVEPFPSIAEVEGIGTVLVDYADFDMQPVFLSANRAVVDKRQPELVKFMRGWLAAARILEKDPKRATQIVFNHFKSQGMDIKEPVVARMLSKVDADASYRPNLVQYLDESAADLVKQKQIDAAPDWKRVLETRTAAEAARA comes from the coding sequence ATGACCAAGGACATCCAGAGACGCCAGGTGCTCGCCGCGATCGGGGCGCTCGCCGCCACCGGTCCGCTGCTGGCAACGCCGGCACTGGCGCAGGGCACGCCTATCCGCGTCGGCTACCAGAACACCTCGTGGGGCGCGATCGCGATGATCGCGGCGGCGGAGAAGACCTTCGAAGCGGCGGGCGCCAACGTGCAGCTGCTGCAGTTCGCGGACGGCAAGAGCACGCGCGATGCGATGGTGTCCGGCCGGGTGGATGTCGGCGTGCTGGGCGCCACGCCCTTCATCGTGGGCGCGGCCAAGAGCGACATGCTGGCACTGGCCGCCTGCATGTACGCCGGGCGCACGAACGCGGTGGTGGCGGCCAAGGACAGCGGCATCAAGACCATCGCCGACCTGAAGGGCAAGCGCGTCGCGTCGCAGCTCGGCTCCGCCACCGACAGCGTGTTCCAGAACAAGATCCTGGCGAAGTACGGCCTCGGCAAGGCCGACGTGCAGGGCGTCAACGTGTCGTTCCAGAACCAGGTGGCCTCGCTGGTCAGCAAGTCGGTGGATGCCTTCGCGGGCGTCGAGCCGTTCCCGTCGATCGCCGAGGTGGAGGGCATCGGCACGGTGCTGGTCGACTACGCTGACTTCGACATGCAGCCGGTCTTCCTCTCGGCCAACCGCGCGGTGGTGGACAAGCGGCAGCCCGAACTCGTCAAGTTCATGCGCGGCTGGCTGGCCGCGGCCAGGATCCTCGAGAAGGACCCGAAACGCGCCACGCAGATCGTCTTCAACCATTTCAAGTCGCAAGGCATGGATATCAAGGAGCCGGTGGTGGCCCGGATGCTGTCGAAGGTCGACGCCGACGCGAGCTATCGCCCCAACCTGGTCCAGTACCTCGACGAGAGCGCGGCCGACCTGGTGAAGCAGAAGCAGATCGACGCCGCGCCCGACTGGAAACGGGTGCTCGAAACCCGCACCGCCGCTGAAGCGGCCCGGGCATGA
- a CDS encoding ABC transporter ATP-binding protein, protein MAEAIAIEHVSYRYQSAGREVLAVDDVSLQVAPAEFVCVLGPSGCGKTTIMNMIVGFLHPTQGTIRIGDGSDDAGSNRGVVFQDFAQLFPWRTARRNVEFGLEMRKIPTAERRETAMEFLRLVGLTKFADAFPHELSGGMQQRVAIARALAYNPGVLLMDEPFAALDAMTREEMQRLVTDIWQKTRKTVVYVTHNISEAVYLADRVIVLAAHPGKLKAEFRLTLPRPRDPLAPEFIEAQREISAALGVH, encoded by the coding sequence ATGGCAGAAGCGATCGCAATCGAGCACGTGTCCTACCGCTACCAGTCCGCCGGCCGCGAGGTGCTCGCGGTGGACGATGTGTCGCTCCAGGTCGCGCCCGCCGAATTCGTCTGCGTGCTCGGCCCGAGCGGCTGCGGCAAGACGACCATCATGAACATGATCGTCGGCTTCCTGCATCCGACGCAGGGCACCATCCGCATCGGCGATGGCAGCGATGACGCGGGCAGCAATCGCGGCGTGGTGTTCCAGGACTTCGCGCAGCTCTTCCCATGGCGCACCGCGCGGCGCAACGTCGAATTCGGGCTGGAGATGCGGAAGATCCCGACGGCCGAGCGGCGCGAAACGGCCATGGAATTCCTGCGGCTGGTCGGGCTGACCAAGTTCGCGGACGCCTTTCCGCACGAGTTGTCCGGCGGCATGCAGCAGCGCGTCGCGATCGCCCGCGCGCTGGCCTACAACCCCGGCGTGCTGCTCATGGACGAGCCTTTCGCCGCGCTCGACGCCATGACGCGCGAGGAGATGCAGCGGCTGGTGACGGACATCTGGCAGAAGACGCGCAAGACCGTGGTCTACGTCACCCACAACATCTCCGAAGCGGTCTACCTGGCCGACCGGGTGATCGTGCTGGCGGCGCACCCGGGCAAGCTGAAGGCCGAGTTCCGCCTGACGCTGCCGCGCCCGCGCGATCCGCTTGCGCCCGAGTTCATCGAGGCGCAGCGGGAGATATCCGCCGCGCTCGGCGTGCACTGA